The Oncorhynchus nerka isolate Pitt River linkage group LG9a, Oner_Uvic_2.0, whole genome shotgun sequence genome has a segment encoding these proteins:
- the LOC115134227 gene encoding isocitrate dehydrogenase [NADP], mitochondrial, producing the protein MAGYLKVLRSLSRSATTLSKNPAVLAPAATSQSLQQRNYGDKRIKVSQPVVEMDGDEMTRIIWEFIKEKLILSNVDVELKYYDLGLPYRDQTDDQVTIDSAIATQKYHVAVKCATITPDEQRVEEFKLKKMWKSPNGTIRNILGGTVFREPIICKNIPRLVPGWTQPITIGRHAFGDQYRATDFVISQPGTFKMVFSPTDGSKGQEWEVYKFPGGGCGMGMYNTDESISGFAHSCFQYAIGKKWPLYLSTKNTILKAYDGRFKDIFEEIYQANYKPEFDKLKIWYEHRLIDDMVAQVLKSDGAFVWACKNYDGDVQSDILAQGFGSLGLMTSVLVCPDGKTIEAEAAHGTVTRHYREHQKVRNPTSTNPIASIFAWTRGLEHRGKLDGNPDLIKFALTLERVCVETVESGVMTKDLAGCIHGLSKCKLNEHYVNTEDFLDAIKNNLDRALGK; encoded by the exons ATGGCTGGATACTTGAAggtcctccgctctctctctagGTCGGCGACCACTCTCTCCAAAAACCCCGCTGTGCTCGCGCCAGCTGCAACCTCCCAGAGTTTGCAACAGAGGAATT ATGGGGACAAACGTATCAAGGTGTCCCAGCCTGTGGTGGAAATGGACGGAGATGAGATGACCAGGATCATCTGGGAGTTCATCAAAGAGAAG CTTATCCTCTCCAACGTGGATGTGGAGCTGAAGTACTACGACCTGGGTCTGCCATACCGTGATCAGACTGATGACCAGGTCACCATCGACTCTGCCATCGCCACCCAGAAGTACCATGTCGCTGTTAAATGTGCCACAATCACTCCCGATGAACAAAGAGTAGAAG AGTTCAAACTGAAGAAGATGTGGAAGAGCCCCAACGGAACCATCAGGAACATCCTAGGTGGCACAGTCTTCCGTGAGCCAATCATCTGCAAGAACATTCCCAGGCTTGTTCCAGGTTGGACACAGCCCATCACCATTGGCAGACATGCCTTTGGTGACCAG TACAGAGCTACAGACTTTGTTATCAGCCAGCCAGGCACGTTCAAGATGGTCTTCTCCCCTACTGATGGGAGCAAAGGCCAGGAGTGGGAGGTCTACAAGTTTCCTGGAGGTGGCTGTGGAATGGGCATGTACAACACAGATGAG TCTATTTCAGGCTTTGCGCACAGCTGCTTTCAGTACGCCATTGGCAAGAAGTGGCCCCTCTACCTGAGTACCAAGAACACCATTCTCAAAGCCTACGATGGTAGATTCAAGGACATCTTTGAGGAAATCTACCAGGC GAATTACAAACCAGAGTTTGACAAGCTGAAGATCTGGTACGAGCACAGGCTCATTGATGACATGGTTGCCCAGGTGCTGAAGTCTGATGGTGCCTTCGTGTGGGCCTGCAAGAACTACGATGGAGACGTACAGTCTGACATCCTGGCTCAGG GTTTCGGCTCTCTGGGTCTGATGACGTCAGTGCTGGTGTGTCCCGATGGCAAGACCattgaggcagaggcagcccaTGGCACAGTGACCAGGCACTACCGCGAGCACCAAAAGGTTA GGAACCCAACAAGCACCAACCCCATTGCCAGCATCTTTGCTTGGACCAGAGGGCTTGAGCACCGGGGTAAACTTGATGGCAACCCTGACCTGATCAA GTTCGCTCTGACTCTGGAGCGGGTGTGTGTGGAGACCGTTGAGAGTGGCGTTATGACTAAGGACCTCGCTGGCTGCATTCACGGCCTTTCCAA ATGCAAGCTGAATGAACACTACGTCAACACTGAGGACTTCCTGGACGCCATCAAGAATaacctggacagagccctgggCAAGTGA